A single Vanacampus margaritifer isolate UIUO_Vmar chromosome 7, RoL_Vmar_1.0, whole genome shotgun sequence DNA region contains:
- the pmm2 gene encoding phosphomannomutase 2 gives MDDGFVDSNTLCLFDVDGTLTAARQPVTAEMATFIEKLKTRVCVGVVGGSDLNKIKEQLGDDVIQKVDYVFAENGLVAYKEGQLISIQSIQAHMGEELLQEFINFCLNYLSKIKLPKKRGTFIEFRNGMLNVSPIGRSCTMEERKEFYELDQRERIREKFVSVLKEQFKGKGLSFSIGGQISFDVFPDGWDKRYCLGIIEKDNYSTIHFFGDKTKPGGNDYEIYCDPRTIGHEVTSPDETQKLCQQLFFS, from the exons ATGGATGATGGCTTTGTGGATTCCAACACTCTCTGCCTGTTTGATGTTGACGGGACCCTGACAGCTGCGAGACAG CCTGTAACTGCGGAAATGGCCACTTTTATTGAGAAGTTGAAGACTAGGGTTTGTGTCGGTGTAGTAGGGGGGTCGGACCTCAACAAAATCAAAGAGCAACTGGGAGATGATG TGATCCAGAAAGTGGACTATGTATTTGCAGAGAATGGTCTTGTGGCGTATAAGGAGGGACAATTAATATCTATTCAG TCTATCCAGGCCCATATGGGAGAAGAGCTATTACAAGAATTTATCAATTTCTGCCTCAACTACTTGTCCAAGATCAAACTTCCCAAGAAGAG GGGTACATTCATTGAATTTCGTAATGGCATGTTGAACGTCTCCCCAATTGGACGCAGCTGTACTATGGAGGAACGCAAAGAGTTCTATGAGCTGGACCAG AGAGAAAGAATCCGAGAGAAGTTTGTGTCCGTTTTGAAGGAGCAGTTCAAAGGAAAAGGATTGTCGTTTTCCATCG GAGGGCAGATCAGTTTCGATGTGTTCCCTGACGGTTGGGATAAAAGATATTGCCTAGGGATCATTGAGAAGGACAACTACTCAACCATTCACTTCTTTggtgacaaaacaaaacct GGGGGAAATGACTATGAGATCTATTGTGACCCTCGCACCATTGGTCATGAGGTCACCAGTCCAGACGAAACACAAAAACTTTGCCAGCAGCTTTTCTTCTCATGA
- the hmgb2a gene encoding high mobility group protein B2a yields MTKDPNKPRGKTSSYAFFVATCREEHKKKHPGTSVGFAEFSKKCSERWKTMSGKEKLKFEELAKNDKVRYDREMKGYIPPKGAKKGKKKKDPNAPKRPPSAFFVFCSDHRPRIKEENPGISIGDIAKKLGELWSTQTAKDKAPYEAKAGKLKEKYEKDVAAYRATGGSGKTDAGKKSGPGRPKKAQPVDEDDDDDEEDEDEEDDDDDDDEDD; encoded by the exons ATGACAAAGGATCCAAATAAGCCCAGAGGCAAAACCTCATCTTATGCCTTCTTTGTGGCGACCTGCCGTGAGGAGCACAAGAAAAAGCACCCAGGAACCAGTGTGGGATTTGCAGAGTTTTCCAAGAAGTGCTCTGAAAGATGGAAG ACGATGTCTGGCAAGGAAAAACTGAAGTTTGAGGAGCTGGCCAAGAATGACAAGGTCCGGTATGACAGGGAGATGAAAGGTTACATCCCTCCAAAAGgtgcaaaaaaaggaaagaagaagaaggacccTAATGCGCCCAAAAGACCTCC CTCTGCCTTCTTTGTCTTCTGCTCGGACCACCGGCCCAGGATCAAGGAGGAGAACCCTGGTATCTCAATTGGTGACATTGCCAAGAAGCTTGGAGAGTTGTGGTCCACACAGACTGCTAAAGACAAGGCTCCATATGAGGCTAAAGCTGGCAAATTGAAGGAGAAATATGAGAAG GATGTTGCCGCTTACAGAGCAACAGGCGGCTCAGGGAAAACTGATGCTGGCAAGAAGAGTGGCCCGGGTAGGCCCAAGAAAGCCCAACCAGtcgatgaggatgatgatgatgatgaagaggacgaagatgaggaggatgatgacgacgatgacgatgaagaTGATTAA